Proteins co-encoded in one Prunus persica cultivar Lovell chromosome G6, Prunus_persica_NCBIv2, whole genome shotgun sequence genomic window:
- the LOC18771933 gene encoding abscisic acid 8'-hydroxylase 2 isoform X2 yields MQLFCSSLLTPPFSQSDFVLLLIPALLLLGLVLQWRHPKHKRLPPGSMGWPYIGETLRLYTENPNSFFSSRQKRYGNIFKTHVLGCPCVMITSPEAARMVLVSQAHLFKPTYPRSKERMIGPEAIFFHQGAYHASLKKLVQAALLPCAIKGSVSEIEQIVLRLLPTWENSSINTLQEMKRFAFDVAMISAFGNNRDFEMEGIKHLYQCLEKGYNSMPLDLPGTPFHKAMKARKLLNETLRGLIAKRRKSDGEESGGLLRVLLGKDHNKPNLQLSDSQIADNIIGVIFAAHDTTASILTWLIKYLHDNADLLEAVTREQEGIRRKLFAENRGLTWDDTRHMPLTSRVIQETLRTASILSFTFREAVEDVEFEGYFIPKGWKVLPLFRSIHHCADFFPHPEKFDPSRFECRCHQNQTLSCPSGMACILVQAMSWPSLRCSSSSTISPLLTGGT; encoded by the exons ATGCAACTTTTCTGCTCATCATTACTAACACCACCTTTTTCACAGTCtgattttgttcttcttttgattCCAGCCCTTCTGCTCTTAGGCCTGGTCCTCCAATGGCGCCACCCCAAACACAAGCGCCTGCCCCCTGGCTCAATGGGCTGGCCTTATATTGGAGAGACTCTCAGGCTTTACACTGAAAACCCAAATTCATTCTTCTCCAGCAGGCAAAAACG gtatggaaatatatttaagaCCCATGTTTTGGGGTGCCCCTGTGTAATGATTACAAGCCCAGAAGCAGCAAGAATGGTTCTTGTGAGCCAGGCGCATCTGTTCAAACCAACTTATCCAAGAAGCAAAGAGAGAATGATAGGACCAGAAGCCATATTTTTCCACCAAGGGGCCTACCATGCAAGTCTGAAGAAGCTGGTTCAGGCTGCCCTTTTGCCCTGTGCAATAAAAGGGTCAGTTTCAGAGATTGAGCAAATTGTTCTAAGGCTTCTACCGACTTGGGAAAACAGCAGCATCAACACTTTGCAAGAGATGAAGAgg TTTGCTTTTGATGTGGCAATGATTTCAGCCTTCGGCAACAATAGGGACTTTGAAATGGAAGGAATTAAACATCTGTATCAATGCCTTGAGAAGGGCTATAATTCTATGCCTCTTGATCTACCTGGAACTCCTTTTCACAAAGCCATGAAG GCAAGGAAGCTTCTCAATGAGACGTTGAGGGGATTGATAgcgaagagaaggaagagtgATGGGGAAGAAAGTGGTGGCTTGCTGAGAGTACTGTTGGGAAAGGACCACAATAAGCCTAACCTGCAGCTTAGTGATTCTCAAATTGCTGACAATATCATTGGGGTTATCTTTGCTGCTCATGACACTACTGCAAGTATCCTAACATGGCTCATCAAATATCTGCACGATAATGCCGATCTCCTAGAAGCTGTCACt AGAGAACAAGAAGGAATTCGACGCAAATTATTCGCTGAGAATCGTGGGCTTACGTGGGATGATACTAGACACATGCCTTTAACAAGTCGG GTGATTCAAGAAACTCTAAGAACAGCAAGTATACTGTCGTTCACATTCAGAGAAGCAGTGGAAGACGTGGAGTTTGAGGGTTATTTTATCCCTAAAGGTTGGAAGGTGCTGCCTCTATTCAGAAGCATTCATCACTGTGCTGATTTCTTCCCGCATCCCGAAAAATTTGACCCTTCAAGATTTGAG TGCAGGTGCCACCAAAACCAAACACTTTCATGCCCTTCGGGAATGGCGTGCATTCTTGTCCAGGCAATGAGCTGGCCAAGCTTGAGATGCTCATCCTCCTCCACCATCTCACCATTGCTTACAg
- the LOC109949490 gene encoding zinc finger MYM-type protein 1-like — MERYFKRRFASTTSSSDNVGSSSSRDVDISRDVDSSKESELQDILANLIADPGLRPQMLDYDPNIRDEVRRAYLQKGPCQPKDHTFPQIDLSGIGQGCSDAFTEMGFRNLKKKDKIRQHVGPVGSVHNQSRQYCVDLMNQKQHIRTVLIKQSEQARIDYRICLTASLDCVRFLLRQGLPFRVHDESDTSSNKGNYLELLQFLVDHDEKVKAVVLENAPGNLKLIAPKIQKDLVNTCATETIKKIIKDMDSAFFSLLVDESRDVSVKEQMAVVFCYVDKSGDVIERFVGIQHVSDTTSNSLKEAIDTLFAREELSISMLRGQGYDGASNMKGEFNGLKTQILRENPCAYYIHCFAHQLQLALVAVAKGNADIATFFTSCNSLVNIVGASCKRRDILRDQLQKDVTEAVEKDTFPTGRGLNQETCLKRPGDTRWNSHYGTLLSIIFMFKSVVKVLKFIIEDGSTDNLGEANRSLREIQSFEFVFHLFFMRSILGATNDLSQALQRKDQDIENVMTLVKVCKDQLQHMRENAFEALLDQVSSFCAKHDILVPNMDDAYVAQWRSHRRAPIITHLHHYRVDIFIQIIEWQLAELNRRFSEVNTELLLCLTCLSPDDSFIAFDKQKLFRFAEFYPQDFNSRDLLALEDQLEIYITHMRTMTDFSQLKGIGRLARKMVEKGLHRTYNYVYLLISLALTLPVAIASVERAFSAMNIVKGPLRNRMGDQ, encoded by the exons ATGGAACGATACTTTAAGAGAAGGTTCGCATCAACTACTTCTAGTTCGGATAATGTAGGTAGTTCGAGTTCGAGAGATGTGGATATTTCTAGAGATGTGGATAGTTCGAAAGAAAGTGAGTTGCAAGATATCTTAGCTAATCTTATTGCAGACCCTGGACTTCGACCTCAAATGTTGGATTATGATCCTAACATTAGAGACGAAGTTCGAAGAGCATATCTACAAAAGGGTCCATGTCAGCCCAAGGATCACACATTTCCACAAATTGATCTTTCAGG aattGGTCAAGGGTGTAGCGACGCCTTCACAGAGATGGGTTTTAggaatttgaagaagaaagataaaattagGCAACATGTTGGACCTGTTGGAAGTGTTCATAATCAATCTAGACAGTATTGTGTGGATCTTATGAATCAAAAGCAACACATTCGAACAGTTTTGATAAAGCAATCAGAGCAAGCTCGTATTGATTATCGTATTTGCTTGACAGCTTCTCTTGATTGTGTGAGATTTTTATTGAGGCAAGGTCTTCCTTTTCGTGTGCATGATGAGAGTGACACTTCAAGCAACAAGGGGAATTATTTAGAGCTCTTACAGTTTCTTGTTGATCATGATGAGAAAGTGAAGGCCGTTGTGTTAGAAAATGCTCCCGGGAATCTCAAGTTAATAGctccaaaaattcaaaaagatctTGTGAATACTTGTGCCACTGAAACTATTAAGAAAATCATCAAGGATATGGATAGTGcattcttctctttattagttGATGAATCACGTGATGTGTCAGTAAAAGAACAGATGGCGGTGGTGTTTTGTTATGTTGACAAAAGTGGGGATGTAATTGAGAGGTTTGTGGGCATTCAACATGTTAGCGATACTACATCAAACTCACTCAAGGAGGCTATTGACACATTGTTTGCAAGAGAGGAATTGAGCATTTCCATGCTAAGAGGACAAGGATATGATGGAGCTAGTAATATGAAGGGTGAGTTCAATGGTCTTAAAACAcagattttgagagaaaatccTTGTGCCTATTATATTCATTGTTTTGCACATCAACTTCAATTAGCTCTTGTGGCCGTGGCAAAGGGAAATGCTGATATTGCCACTTTCTTCACATCTTGCAATAGCTTggttaatattgttggagCATCGTGCAAGCGTCGTGACATTCTTAGAGATCAACTACAAAAGGATGTTACGGAAGCTGTAGAAAAAGATACTTTTCCAACAGGGCGAGGCTTAAATCAAGAAACTTGTCTCAAGCGTCCCGGTGATACACGTTGGAACTCACATTATGGTACATTACTTAGTatcattttcatgtttaaaTCTGTGGTGAAAGTGCTCAAATTTATTATTGAGGATGGCTCCACTGATAATCTAGGTGAAGCAAATAGGTCATTGAGAGAAATAcaatcttttgagtttgtatttcacctatttttcatgagaTCTATATTGGGAGCCACAAATGACTTGTCACAAGCATTACAGAGGAAAGACCAAGATATTGAGAATGTAATGACTTTAGTCAAAGTTTGCAAGGACCAACTACAACACATGAGAGAGAATGCATTTGAAGCCTTGCTTGATCAAGTATCTTCCTTTTGTGCCAAACATGATATCTTGGTTCCAAACATGGATGATGCATATGTAGCTCAATGGAGATCACATCGGAGAGCTCCTATAATAACACACCTCCATCATTATCGTGTGGACATCTTTATTCAAATCATTGAGTGGCAACTTGCGGAATTAAATCGTCGCTTTAGTGAGGTAAATACTGAGTTActtctttgtttgacatgttTGAGTCCAGATGATTCATTCATAGCTTTTGACAAACAAAAGCTATTTCGTTTTGCTGAATTTTATCCTCAAGATTTTAATTCCCGAGATCTCTTGGCacttgaagatcaacttgAGATTTATATTACTCATATGCGTACGATgactgatttttctcaattgaAAGGGATTGGTCGCCTTGCAAGAAAAATGGTGGAGAAAGGGTTGCATAGAACATATAATTATGTTTATTTGCTGATCAGCTTAGCCTTAACTTTACCGGTTGCAATTGCTTCTGTGGAGAGAGCATTTTCTGCTATGAATATTGTGAAAGGTCCACTTCGCAACCGAATGGGAGATCAATGA
- the LOC18771933 gene encoding abscisic acid 8'-hydroxylase 2 isoform X1: MQLFCSSLLTPPFSQSDFVLLLIPALLLLGLVLQWRHPKHKRLPPGSMGWPYIGETLRLYTENPNSFFSSRQKRYGNIFKTHVLGCPCVMITSPEAARMVLVSQAHLFKPTYPRSKERMIGPEAIFFHQGAYHASLKKLVQAALLPCAIKGSVSEIEQIVLRLLPTWENSSINTLQEMKRFAFDVAMISAFGNNRDFEMEGIKHLYQCLEKGYNSMPLDLPGTPFHKAMKARKLLNETLRGLIAKRRKSDGEESGGLLRVLLGKDHNKPNLQLSDSQIADNIIGVIFAAHDTTASILTWLIKYLHDNADLLEAVTREQEGIRRKLFAENRGLTWDDTRHMPLTSRVIQETLRTASILSFTFREAVEDVEFEGYFIPKGWKVLPLFRSIHHCADFFPHPEKFDPSRFEVPPKPNTFMPFGNGVHSCPGNELAKLEMLILLHHLTIAYRWHVTGDEDGIQYGPFPVPKQGLPITVVPRSKIVS; this comes from the exons ATGCAACTTTTCTGCTCATCATTACTAACACCACCTTTTTCACAGTCtgattttgttcttcttttgattCCAGCCCTTCTGCTCTTAGGCCTGGTCCTCCAATGGCGCCACCCCAAACACAAGCGCCTGCCCCCTGGCTCAATGGGCTGGCCTTATATTGGAGAGACTCTCAGGCTTTACACTGAAAACCCAAATTCATTCTTCTCCAGCAGGCAAAAACG gtatggaaatatatttaagaCCCATGTTTTGGGGTGCCCCTGTGTAATGATTACAAGCCCAGAAGCAGCAAGAATGGTTCTTGTGAGCCAGGCGCATCTGTTCAAACCAACTTATCCAAGAAGCAAAGAGAGAATGATAGGACCAGAAGCCATATTTTTCCACCAAGGGGCCTACCATGCAAGTCTGAAGAAGCTGGTTCAGGCTGCCCTTTTGCCCTGTGCAATAAAAGGGTCAGTTTCAGAGATTGAGCAAATTGTTCTAAGGCTTCTACCGACTTGGGAAAACAGCAGCATCAACACTTTGCAAGAGATGAAGAgg TTTGCTTTTGATGTGGCAATGATTTCAGCCTTCGGCAACAATAGGGACTTTGAAATGGAAGGAATTAAACATCTGTATCAATGCCTTGAGAAGGGCTATAATTCTATGCCTCTTGATCTACCTGGAACTCCTTTTCACAAAGCCATGAAG GCAAGGAAGCTTCTCAATGAGACGTTGAGGGGATTGATAgcgaagagaaggaagagtgATGGGGAAGAAAGTGGTGGCTTGCTGAGAGTACTGTTGGGAAAGGACCACAATAAGCCTAACCTGCAGCTTAGTGATTCTCAAATTGCTGACAATATCATTGGGGTTATCTTTGCTGCTCATGACACTACTGCAAGTATCCTAACATGGCTCATCAAATATCTGCACGATAATGCCGATCTCCTAGAAGCTGTCACt AGAGAACAAGAAGGAATTCGACGCAAATTATTCGCTGAGAATCGTGGGCTTACGTGGGATGATACTAGACACATGCCTTTAACAAGTCGG GTGATTCAAGAAACTCTAAGAACAGCAAGTATACTGTCGTTCACATTCAGAGAAGCAGTGGAAGACGTGGAGTTTGAGGGTTATTTTATCCCTAAAGGTTGGAAGGTGCTGCCTCTATTCAGAAGCATTCATCACTGTGCTGATTTCTTCCCGCATCCCGAAAAATTTGACCCTTCAAGATTTGAG GTGCCACCAAAACCAAACACTTTCATGCCCTTCGGGAATGGCGTGCATTCTTGTCCAGGCAATGAGCTGGCCAAGCTTGAGATGCTCATCCTCCTCCACCATCTCACCATTGCTTACAg